A window of the Candidatus Limnocylindrales bacterium genome harbors these coding sequences:
- the argB gene encoding acetylglutamate kinase — translation MKDVSILRTALPYIQRFRDNIFVIKLGGNVIIDVKNLDLVTEEITLLHLVGIHIVVVHGGGKQADELLEKLHHTSRKINGRRVTDDDTLEVAKMVYSGKISTEIVSALRRHGAKGVGLTGIDGGLIQARRRPPVKVFNKETGQEEMVDYGHVGDIEKVNPDLLLTLVNARYIPVVASLGADEKGNVLNINADVIAGEIAKSLKADKLISMSNVRGVLRDINDPDSCISSLSVREAQELIQKGIIASGMLPKIQSCIAAVEGGVRRAHIIDGTKRDSLLKEIFRPEGEGTMIVTDSDKEKYLMEEFKG, via the coding sequence ATGAAAGACGTATCTATTTTAAGGACGGCGCTCCCTTATATCCAACGATTTAGAGATAATATTTTTGTCATTAAGCTGGGAGGAAATGTAATTATCGATGTTAAAAATCTAGATCTGGTCACAGAGGAAATTACTCTACTCCATCTGGTAGGAATTCATATTGTTGTGGTTCATGGCGGGGGAAAACAGGCCGATGAACTTCTGGAAAAACTCCATCATACTTCGAGGAAAATAAACGGACGCCGGGTCACCGATGATGATACGTTGGAAGTAGCCAAGATGGTTTATTCGGGTAAGATCAGTACCGAAATTGTCTCCGCTCTGAGGCGGCATGGAGCCAAAGGCGTAGGCCTTACCGGAATTGACGGGGGACTGATTCAGGCCAGAAGGAGACCCCCTGTAAAGGTTTTTAATAAAGAAACCGGTCAGGAAGAAATGGTAGATTACGGACATGTGGGCGACATTGAAAAAGTAAACCCGGATCTCCTTTTAACCCTGGTTAATGCCCGTTATATACCGGTTGTGGCGTCATTGGGAGCCGATGAAAAAGGGAATGTTTTAAATATCAATGCCGATGTCATTGCAGGGGAGATTGCCAAAAGCTTAAAAGCCGACAAATTGATCAGCATGAGCAATGTACGCGGGGTTCTTCGAGATATAAATGATCCGGATTCCTGTATCTCTTCCTTAAGTGTCCGAGAAGCTCAAGAACTCATTCAGAAAGGGATTATTGCCTCAGGTATGCTCCCTAAAATCCAATCCTGCATCGCAGCGGTGGAAGGTGGAGTACGGCGTGCCCACATTATCGATGGGACCAAGCGCGACTCGCTCCTTAAAGAAATTTTCAGGCCAGAAGGCGAAGGCACCATGATTGTAACCGATTCAGATAAGGAAAAATATTTAATGGAAGAATTCAAAGGATAG
- a CDS encoding N-acetylornithine carbamoyltransferase yields the protein MTYTNFKGRHFINTQDWTREELEQLLELAIDMKRQPFRKSLVNKSLLLLFFNPSLRTRTSFQLGMHQLGGTTVVLNMGLEVWNLEVEEGVVMDGKAAEHIKEAARVFSRYGDMIGVRKFPDLVDWKKEKQDAVIQAFVKWGSVPVINMESHLYHPCQAMADMLTIQEHLGGFKGRKFLLTWAYHPKPLPTSVPNSALLAASKMGMDVVLAHPKGYDLDEDILKAVRENAALNQSSFQIVHTMEEGFQNADIVYAKSWGAPAFYGNWDEEAKLRAELKDWRVTQKRMQLTRNGKFMHCLPVRRNVVVDDEVIDGPNSIVYDEAENRLHVQKAILEAILS from the coding sequence ATGACCTACACAAACTTTAAAGGTAGACATTTTATCAATACTCAAGACTGGACACGCGAGGAATTGGAACAGCTCCTGGAATTGGCTATAGATATGAAGCGACAGCCGTTCCGGAAATCTTTGGTCAATAAATCGCTCCTGCTGCTTTTCTTTAATCCCTCTCTCCGGACCCGAACTTCGTTCCAATTAGGTATGCATCAACTGGGAGGAACGACCGTGGTTCTCAACATGGGATTAGAGGTTTGGAATCTGGAGGTTGAAGAGGGGGTGGTTATGGATGGAAAAGCCGCGGAACATATCAAGGAAGCTGCGCGGGTCTTTTCCAGATATGGGGATATGATCGGGGTCCGAAAATTTCCGGATCTTGTGGATTGGAAAAAGGAAAAACAAGATGCCGTTATTCAGGCTTTTGTCAAATGGGGAAGTGTTCCCGTTATCAACATGGAATCCCACCTCTACCATCCCTGTCAGGCTATGGCGGATATGTTAACAATTCAGGAACACCTGGGAGGATTTAAAGGACGAAAGTTTCTTCTGACCTGGGCCTATCATCCCAAACCTCTTCCGACCAGTGTTCCCAATTCAGCCCTGCTGGCTGCAAGTAAAATGGGAATGGATGTTGTCCTGGCCCATCCCAAGGGATATGACCTGGATGAAGATATTTTAAAAGCGGTTCGAGAAAATGCCGCCCTGAATCAAAGCTCATTTCAGATCGTTCATACTATGGAAGAAGGCTTCCAAAACGCCGATATTGTTTATGCCAAAAGTTGGGGGGCTCCAGCTTTTTATGGGAATTGGGACGAAGAAGCCAAACTCCGAGCCGAGTTGAAGGACTGGCGGGTTACCCAGAAAAGAATGCAGCTTACCCGGAATGGTAAGTTTATGCATTGTCTTCCGGTTCGAAGAAATGTAGTGGTAGACGATGAGGTTATCGATGGACCCAACTCTATCGTCTACGATGAAGCCGAAAACCGACTCCATGTACAAAAAGCAATATTAGAGGCGATATTAAGTTAG
- a CDS encoding gamma-glutamyl-gamma-aminobutyrate hydrolase family protein has translation MPPLIGITCSTTIGSSWSVNSLGRLQDAVYRNYSQAIEFCGGAPILIPVIKKTTALESILSKLDGLILSGGNDIHPRFYGEEPLLKLEAIDAERDVIEIELTRLALEMDIPILGICRGIQVLNVAGGGTLYQDLVSQKPNCLKHRQEADMQVQTHRIRLDRDSLLYQIFKKDEVWVNSRHHQAVKDIAPGYRIAAVASDGVIEGIEDLSRKFVVGVQWHPEGTWEVDEDSQNLFRAFVEAAIRA, from the coding sequence ATGCCTCCACTTATAGGTATTACCTGTTCAACCACGATCGGATCTTCCTGGAGTGTAAATTCTTTAGGACGTCTTCAGGACGCCGTTTATCGGAACTATAGTCAGGCCATCGAGTTTTGCGGAGGGGCCCCGATTCTCATCCCTGTCATCAAAAAAACAACGGCCTTAGAAAGTATCTTATCGAAGCTGGATGGATTGATCTTATCGGGGGGCAACGATATACATCCTCGGTTTTATGGAGAAGAACCCCTACTCAAATTAGAGGCCATCGACGCAGAAAGAGATGTGATAGAAATCGAGCTAACCCGATTAGCTTTGGAAATGGATATTCCCATTCTGGGAATTTGTAGAGGGATCCAGGTCTTGAATGTGGCAGGTGGGGGAACCCTTTATCAAGATCTCGTTTCTCAAAAACCGAATTGTTTGAAGCATCGTCAAGAAGCCGATATGCAGGTTCAAACCCACCGAATTCGCCTGGACCGGGATAGTCTACTTTATCAGATTTTTAAGAAAGACGAAGTCTGGGTCAATAGTCGACATCATCAGGCGGTTAAAGATATAGCCCCCGGTTATCGGATTGCAGCGGTTGCCAGTGACGGAGTTATCGAGGGAATTGAAGATCTTTCCCGTAAGTTCGTAGTGGGAGTCCAATGGCATCCGGAGGGAACATGGGAAGTAGATGAAGATTCTCAGAATCTGTTTCGTGCATTTGTGGAAGCGGCTATACGGGCTTAA
- a CDS encoding DUF1259 domain-containing protein, translated as MKIRCVNIQSVYISLVGVVFAFSFLALSWTVTPGLAEEKLDTAKIEKLTGAKGKLNEKEGVFKVSLPRTDLQVTAAGVKITPPMGLTSWAAFKKVGDRTMVMGDNVVLEDQVNAVIDVALSNGLEVTALHNHFFWDSPKVMFLHIGGMGDEEKLATAVGKVFAKINETSGGKSEMPKANLDSVNTTLDPKKIEDILGMKGEMNQGVYKITVGRTTKMEGYEIGNEMGVNTWAAFVGSDDKAVVDGDFVMLENEVQPVLKALRSAKINIVALHNHMIMESPRTVFLHYWGVGSTSDLAKGIKAALSTQKEFGG; from the coding sequence ATGAAGATAAGATGTGTAAACATACAAAGCGTGTATATCTCCCTGGTGGGGGTGGTCTTTGCCTTTTCATTCCTGGCACTTTCCTGGACCGTTACACCAGGCCTGGCAGAAGAAAAGCTCGATACCGCTAAAATCGAGAAACTCACAGGTGCAAAGGGAAAACTCAACGAAAAGGAAGGCGTATTTAAAGTTAGCCTTCCGCGCACTGATCTCCAAGTCACCGCAGCAGGTGTAAAAATAACCCCGCCTATGGGCCTTACTTCCTGGGCAGCGTTTAAAAAAGTCGGTGACCGTACCATGGTTATGGGCGATAATGTTGTGCTTGAAGACCAGGTTAATGCAGTTATAGATGTTGCCTTAAGCAATGGTCTGGAGGTTACTGCTCTACACAACCACTTCTTCTGGGATTCCCCAAAAGTCATGTTCTTGCATATCGGTGGAATGGGCGATGAGGAGAAACTCGCAACGGCAGTTGGAAAAGTGTTTGCCAAAATTAATGAGACCAGCGGCGGTAAAAGTGAGATGCCTAAAGCTAATCTGGATTCTGTCAATACCACGCTGGATCCCAAAAAAATTGAAGATATCCTCGGTATGAAAGGCGAGATGAACCAGGGAGTTTATAAAATCACTGTTGGTCGAACCACAAAGATGGAGGGCTACGAAATCGGAAATGAAATGGGAGTGAACACCTGGGCTGCCTTTGTTGGAAGCGATGATAAAGCTGTGGTGGACGGTGATTTTGTTATGCTTGAGAATGAGGTTCAACCTGTGCTCAAGGCGCTTCGTAGTGCTAAGATTAACATTGTTGCTCTCCATAACCACATGATTATGGAATCCCCTCGCACGGTATTCCTTCATTACTGGGGTGTTGGCTCAACCAGTGACCTCGCAAAAGGGATAAAAGCCGCACTCAGTACCCAAAAAGAATTTGGAGGGTAA
- a CDS encoding aldolase/citrate lyase family protein: MKENKVKKALKEGKVTLGTLVDFVRTPAIATMMKAIGFSWIIIDSEHSGFSMETIADITQMARGVDLVPIVRVPTQHYDPIYRYLDIGAMGLLIPRIEERKVLERIVRETKYYPLGERGMSPHNAHSDFKKWKNIMEDTARLNEETMLVLLIESKKAVDNLEDMLQVKGVDVCHVGVFDLSQSLGLTGDIHHPEVTACIEHVIQVCKKMGVAPGVTTFDVEVTKKWIDKGIQFINYGHDTGFLFMVEKHIQELQGYINKL, from the coding sequence ATGAAAGAAAATAAAGTAAAAAAAGCTTTAAAAGAAGGAAAGGTTACCCTGGGAACGCTGGTTGATTTTGTTCGTACTCCGGCGATTGCAACGATGATGAAAGCCATAGGATTCTCCTGGATTATTATCGATTCAGAGCACTCCGGTTTTTCCATGGAAACCATTGCCGATATTACCCAGATGGCCCGCGGGGTGGATCTGGTACCCATTGTACGGGTCCCTACCCAGCATTATGACCCCATTTACCGCTATCTGGATATCGGGGCCATGGGTTTATTGATTCCCCGAATTGAAGAGCGGAAGGTTTTAGAACGTATCGTTCGAGAGACCAAATATTATCCCCTGGGAGAGCGTGGGATGTCACCCCATAATGCCCATTCGGATTTTAAGAAATGGAAAAATATCATGGAGGACACGGCCCGGCTCAACGAGGAAACCATGCTGGTTTTACTCATTGAAAGCAAGAAAGCCGTAGATAATCTGGAAGATATGTTGCAGGTTAAGGGGGTAGACGTCTGCCATGTGGGGGTTTTCGACCTCTCCCAGTCTTTGGGACTTACCGGAGATATTCATCATCCGGAAGTTACCGCCTGTATCGAGCATGTAATCCAGGTCTGTAAAAAAATGGGTGTAGCCCCTGGGGTTACCACTTTCGATGTGGAAGTCACCAAAAAATGGATCGATAAAGGGATTCAATTCATCAATTATGGACATGATACGGGATTTTTATTTATGGTGGAAAAACATATCCAGGAACTCCAGGGATATATAAACAAACTCTAA
- a CDS encoding acetylornithine/succinylornithine family transaminase → MNLAELISLEDRYQLLTYKKFPLDVVRGKGKYVYDSEGKEYLDLYGGHAVVSIGHCHPKLVKAIQDQAEKLIFYSNAVYSPIRAELSKLLVEIAPKGIGAVFFSNSGAEANETALKIARKFTGREEVISLENSFHGRTVGSLSVTGAKKYRDQVRPLLDCKFVPFGDLESVRNSLSEKTAAVMVEAIQSLAGVYMAKQSYYQGLQKLCKEKGALLIFDEVQTMPGRTGAMFACNNWEVTPDLITTAKGIAGGIPMGVTFVKEEIAKTITYGEQGSTFGGGQIACAASKATLEVIQEEKLVENARSVGEYALKIISEVPRVKEVRGLGLLIGVETDLPGGEVQKKLLSKGILVGTSDHPKTIRLLPPLIIERTDIDRFTHELRKIL, encoded by the coding sequence ATGAATTTAGCAGAGCTCATCTCCCTGGAGGATAGGTATCAGTTATTGACGTACAAGAAATTCCCCCTGGATGTAGTCAGGGGAAAAGGGAAGTATGTTTATGACTCAGAAGGCAAGGAGTATCTGGATTTATACGGCGGTCATGCCGTTGTTTCTATTGGACATTGCCATCCTAAATTAGTTAAAGCCATTCAAGATCAGGCCGAGAAGCTGATTTTTTACTCTAACGCGGTCTATAGCCCGATCCGTGCCGAGTTGAGTAAGTTGCTGGTAGAGATAGCCCCTAAAGGAATCGGAGCGGTGTTCTTCAGCAATTCGGGAGCAGAAGCCAATGAAACCGCGCTTAAGATCGCCAGGAAATTTACAGGTCGGGAAGAGGTTATCTCCCTGGAGAACTCCTTCCATGGACGAACTGTTGGATCGTTGAGTGTGACCGGGGCAAAAAAATATCGGGATCAGGTAAGGCCTTTATTGGATTGCAAGTTCGTTCCATTTGGAGACCTGGAAAGTGTTCGTAACTCCCTCAGTGAGAAGACTGCGGCGGTCATGGTAGAAGCCATTCAAAGCCTGGCAGGTGTTTATATGGCCAAACAGAGTTATTATCAAGGACTTCAAAAACTCTGTAAAGAAAAGGGGGCCCTTTTAATTTTTGATGAGGTTCAGACTATGCCGGGTCGCACAGGAGCCATGTTTGCCTGTAATAACTGGGAGGTTACGCCGGATTTGATCACCACGGCCAAAGGAATCGCCGGTGGAATTCCGATGGGAGTCACTTTTGTCAAAGAAGAAATTGCAAAGACCATCACCTATGGAGAGCAAGGCTCTACCTTTGGAGGTGGTCAAATAGCCTGTGCAGCTTCTAAGGCGACTCTGGAAGTTATCCAGGAAGAAAAGCTGGTGGAAAATGCCCGGTCTGTGGGGGAATATGCCCTCAAAATTATTTCAGAGGTTCCCAGGGTTAAAGAAGTTCGAGGACTGGGCCTGCTCATTGGAGTGGAAACAGATCTTCCTGGTGGAGAAGTCCAGAAGAAACTTTTATCTAAAGGAATTTTGGTAGGAACTTCCGACCATCCTAAAACGATTCGATTATTGCCGCCCCTTATCATAGAAAGGACAGATATAGATCGGTTTACCCATGAGTTAAGAAAAATCTTATAA
- a CDS encoding response regulator transcription factor, translating into MRILVVEDETKVARALKEGLEAEHYEVVIAKTGEEGFFYVHAEVFDLVVLDLMLPGRDGIEVLTTLRRRGLQTPVLILTAKDAIEDRVLGLDSGADDYLIKPFAFPELLARIRALLRRGRPDQVLRLKAGDLEMDLVTRKVTRGRQVLNLTAREFELLEYLLRHQNQLVSREMLTRDVWKEPSRATPLDNVIDVHIARLRKKVDQDFATKLIHTVRGVGFILREGEP; encoded by the coding sequence ATGCGTATCCTTGTTGTCGAGGACGAAACTAAAGTAGCCCGAGCCTTGAAAGAAGGACTTGAGGCCGAGCACTACGAAGTCGTCATCGCAAAAACTGGGGAAGAGGGGTTTTTTTATGTCCATGCAGAGGTTTTTGATCTGGTAGTGCTGGATCTGATGCTTCCAGGCCGAGACGGGATCGAAGTGCTTACTACATTGAGAAGACGAGGGCTTCAGACGCCGGTTCTGATTCTAACCGCAAAGGATGCTATCGAAGATCGGGTACTCGGTCTTGACAGCGGGGCTGATGACTACCTGATAAAGCCCTTTGCATTTCCCGAGCTCCTTGCCCGCATTCGGGCGCTTTTACGTAGAGGTCGGCCAGACCAGGTGCTTCGCCTTAAGGCAGGGGACTTAGAGATGGACCTGGTAACGCGAAAAGTCACTCGTGGTCGTCAGGTCTTGAATTTGACTGCGCGGGAATTTGAACTCCTCGAGTACCTGCTCCGCCACCAGAACCAACTGGTGTCTCGGGAAATGCTCACCCGAGATGTGTGGAAGGAGCCATCCCGAGCCACGCCCCTGGATAATGTCATCGATGTTCATATTGCGCGCTTGAGGAAGAAAGTGGATCAGGACTTTGCAACCAAACTCATCCACACCGTGCGAGGGGTTGGCTTTATCCTGCGGGAGGGCGAACCATGA
- the argC gene encoding N-acetyl-gamma-glutamyl-phosphate reductase has product MDSFMIKVSILGATGYTGSELLRFLLFHEQVEVVKVTSRTDIGIPVGQVHRNLYKLTNLTFTEENIEEIVELSDVVFLALPHGQALEKVPQIFQVAKQKDIKVLDLGGDFRLKDPQVFEKYYKLKHTAQEFLKKSVYGLTEFNRDEIRKSNLIACPGCFPTGALLALLPLARENLLTGDVIINSATGSSGSGATPSEGTHHPERAYDYKAYNLFSHRHQPEIQQELERFNKNPIEVTLTTHSAPMVRGIFTTVYTRLSKEISEDQLRDLYKGYYEKEPFIRLVDQPRAAVVAGSNFCDISIASRGRKVIINSALDNLVKGGSGQAVQNMNLMFGLDEKSGLGFPGTHP; this is encoded by the coding sequence ATGGACAGTTTTATGATCAAGGTCAGTATTCTGGGTGCTACAGGCTATACAGGTAGTGAGTTACTTCGATTTTTGCTCTTCCATGAGCAGGTCGAGGTCGTTAAGGTGACTTCCCGTACAGATATCGGAATTCCCGTGGGCCAGGTGCATCGAAATTTATATAAGCTCACGAACCTGACCTTCACCGAAGAGAACATAGAAGAGATCGTCGAACTTTCCGATGTGGTTTTCCTGGCCCTTCCTCATGGACAGGCTCTGGAGAAAGTACCTCAGATCTTTCAGGTAGCCAAACAAAAGGACATTAAGGTCCTGGATCTGGGAGGAGATTTTCGTCTTAAAGATCCCCAGGTTTTTGAGAAATATTACAAACTCAAACATACGGCCCAGGAGTTTTTAAAAAAATCGGTCTATGGCCTGACCGAATTTAACCGGGACGAGATACGCAAATCGAATTTAATTGCCTGTCCGGGATGTTTTCCTACCGGAGCGCTGCTGGCCTTACTCCCTCTGGCCAGGGAAAATCTGCTAACCGGAGACGTCATCATCAACTCGGCCACAGGGTCTTCAGGGTCCGGAGCTACACCCTCCGAAGGAACCCACCATCCCGAGCGGGCCTATGATTACAAAGCTTATAACCTTTTCTCCCATCGCCATCAACCTGAAATTCAACAAGAACTGGAGAGATTTAACAAGAATCCTATTGAAGTCACCTTAACGACCCATTCCGCTCCTATGGTCCGAGGTATTTTTACCACCGTCTATACCCGCTTGAGCAAGGAGATTTCTGAAGATCAGCTCAGAGATCTTTATAAGGGGTATTATGAAAAAGAACCTTTCATCAGACTGGTGGATCAACCTCGTGCCGCTGTGGTTGCCGGGTCCAATTTTTGTGATATCAGCATAGCCAGTCGGGGTCGAAAGGTCATTATTAATTCGGCCCTTGATAATCTGGTCAAAGGAGGGTCCGGTCAGGCTGTACAAAATATGAACTTAATGTTCGGACTTGACGAAAAGTCGGGATTAGGTTTTCCGGGAACACATCCTTAA
- a CDS encoding heavy metal sensor histidine kinase: MKRYWYLHSIRGRLTLWYTLALTVLLVFYAGGVFLFLRYNLFAELDRQLREDFEVAEQMLERTGEGGVRWHTDSHHEENEYPDNNQWFEVWSPEGKLLYRSPSSREEEPGPISAFELQGHFVVRSIKLPQNLHVRFLSGSYLLNGLPVVIRVARSEEPLRQELKKFLLVLVLGLPLAIGTAGLGGYTLARHALEPVSRMTEQARKITAERLRERLPVENPEDELGHLARVFNETFARLERSFEQMRRFTADASHELRTPLTAIRSVGEVGLREPRDAKAYREVIGSMLEEVDRLNRLVDNLLMLSRADAGHVKLTPERVDLVELAREVVNQLGVLAEEKQQSISIEATGPVYIWGDRMVLRQAIINLVDNAIKYSPEGTCIRIVVQKRLEGSVLEVIDRGPGIAPEHRERIFDRFYRIDKARSRELGGTGLGLSIARWAIEAHSGRIELESEEGRGSTFRIVLPDLENNQSSQPLPVD; this comes from the coding sequence ATGAAGAGGTACTGGTATCTTCACAGTATTCGAGGGCGGCTTACACTGTGGTATACGCTGGCGCTCACCGTCCTACTTGTCTTTTATGCAGGAGGGGTATTTCTATTTCTGCGATACAATCTCTTTGCTGAACTGGATCGTCAGCTTCGCGAAGACTTTGAAGTTGCCGAGCAGATGCTGGAACGGACGGGAGAAGGAGGAGTACGTTGGCATACCGATTCCCACCATGAAGAAAACGAATATCCTGATAATAATCAATGGTTTGAAGTTTGGAGCCCGGAAGGTAAGCTTCTTTACCGTAGTCCTTCCTCCAGGGAAGAAGAACCAGGACCTATATCCGCTTTCGAGCTGCAAGGTCACTTTGTAGTCAGATCCATTAAATTACCCCAGAATCTCCATGTTCGGTTTTTAAGCGGTTCCTACCTCCTCAACGGGCTTCCTGTGGTAATTCGGGTAGCAAGGTCTGAAGAACCGCTTCGCCAGGAGCTGAAGAAATTCCTATTGGTACTGGTTTTGGGTCTTCCCTTAGCAATCGGAACCGCGGGATTAGGGGGCTACACCCTGGCACGCCATGCCTTGGAGCCGGTGAGTCGAATGACCGAGCAAGCAAGAAAGATCACAGCAGAAAGGCTCAGAGAGCGACTCCCGGTTGAAAATCCTGAGGACGAGCTGGGACATCTGGCCAGGGTCTTTAATGAGACCTTTGCCCGTTTGGAGCGATCTTTCGAGCAGATGCGTCGCTTCACGGCGGATGCGTCCCATGAGCTTCGAACCCCCCTTACGGCCATTCGGAGTGTTGGCGAAGTAGGCTTGCGTGAGCCCCGGGATGCGAAGGCCTATCGTGAGGTGATCGGGAGCATGTTGGAGGAAGTGGATCGCCTGAACCGGTTGGTGGATAACCTCTTGATGCTCTCCCGAGCCGATGCCGGACACGTGAAACTAACTCCTGAGCGGGTAGATCTGGTAGAGTTAGCCCGGGAGGTAGTAAACCAGTTGGGAGTACTTGCCGAGGAAAAGCAACAATCTATCTCCATCGAAGCCACAGGACCCGTTTATATATGGGGGGATCGCATGGTACTCCGTCAGGCTATTATTAACTTAGTCGATAATGCTATCAAGTATAGCCCGGAGGGTACCTGCATCCGAATTGTAGTTCAGAAGCGCCTGGAAGGTTCTGTTCTGGAGGTGATCGATAGGGGTCCCGGGATTGCCCCTGAACACCGTGAGCGCATCTTTGATCGGTTTTACCGGATAGATAAAGCCCGCTCACGGGAGCTGGGAGGAACCGGTCTCGGACTCTCTATTGCTCGATGGGCTATTGAAGCACATAGCGGTCGCATCGAGTTAGAGAGTGAGGAGGGCAGAGGGAGCACCTTCCGGATCGTGCTCCCGGACTTGGAGAATAACCAGAGTTCCCAGCCGTTACCCGTTGATTAA